The Halobaculum magnesiiphilum genome contains the following window.
ACGCCGAGAACGGCCCGTGGAAGATGAACGTCGAGTCGACGTGCGACTCCAGCGTCTGTATTCGCGCCTGCACGTCGCGATACCCTCGCTCGACCTCGCTGCCGCCGAGCACCTCGGCGTTGCGTCCCGTCACTGCCTCGATCTCGGGGTCGGCGAGGTTCGCGACCGCCTCCCGCAGCGCGTCCTCTGCGACCTTCGAGTCGCAGTCGGTCTTCACGACGACCTCGTTGCTCGCGGCCGCGTACGCCTCGTTGAGCGCGACGGCGAGCCCGCGACGTTCCGTCTCCTCGATCAGCCGCAACTCGGGCGCGTCCCGCTCGGCGAAGAACTCTCGAACGATCTCCGGGGTCGCGTCGTCGCTGGAGTCGACGACGACGACCTCCATCTTCTCCGGGGGATAGTCCCACTCGCAGATCCCCGCCAGCTTCGACTCGACGATCCGTTCCTCGTTGTACGTCGGGAGCACGACGCTCACGGACGGCTCGACGTCGTGGTCCTTCTCCGCGGGCGACCCCTCGGGATCGCGGACGACGTACAACAGGCCGTACAGGAGATACGGAAGGCCGGTGAGGCTGATCAGCCCCGCCAAATGGGCGAAGAGGCGACGCGCTCGCATGGCCCGTGGTTGGCCGACTCCCTACAAAACGACGGCGGTCGGACGGTCCGACACCGGGTTCGGCGACGACGGAACCCCGGTTCGCTCCCGAAACCCCTAACTCGCCACCCGCT
Protein-coding sequences here:
- a CDS encoding glycosyltransferase, whose translation is MRARRLFAHLAGLISLTGLPYLLYGLLYVVRDPEGSPAEKDHDVEPSVSVVLPTYNEERIVESKLAGICEWDYPPEKMEVVVVDSSDDATPEIVREFFAERDAPELRLIEETERRGLAVALNEAYAAASNEVVVKTDCDSKVAEDALREAVANLADPEIEAVTGRNAEVLGGSEVERGYRDVQARIQTLESHVDSTFIFHGPFSAFERDSIVAIDEDSIADDTELALKIRKNGGRVVFDPAIRYKEASHSEFRKRRTQKDRRAMGLLRLLWRQRDMLGRYGGYGTVVLPFNWWFMGVSPTLVMAGVGLASLGAVAVGGPLGLAVPVALGAFVWLGARDSLGSLQPAYALFDTQVSLFRAAVKLLRGEGDGTWDVDAELREAFEAR